Within Runella slithyformis DSM 19594, the genomic segment GTTTTGAACTCGATAAAATATCATACCGGTCATTTAGTCAGCTCTTAGGTCCAAATCATCCGAAGCATTCAATTTGATTGAGTAGATTTGAGCGTTTAAAATGTTCAGCTCAATGAGTTTTTCGCTTATTTTATGTTGAAAAATTTCAACCAGCGAAAAGACCATCGGTTTATCAAAATTATGTTGGGAAAAATAAATAGTACGGGCCCGATTGATGGTTGAGACAAAATGCAAAATTTTGCCTTTATTTTTACGCATCATTTCTTTCAGAAAGAGAATGGTTAAAGGGTGTTTTAAAAATTTATTATTGGAATAACTTCCATCTTTTCCGGCATAATTTTTAATTTCCTCATTTTTAGCAAAGTACTCAATTTCTTCGTTATTTATTAATAACTCAACGTTTAGGTTATTTTGTTGTACTTCCTTATATAATTCCTGAGAATCACTGTCATGCTCCAGATTTTTTGAGATACAGATTGTATTGGCCAAAGGAAAGTCTTTCTTTACGATCTGCGCAACATTCTGTAATTTATCAATGTGCGTGTCCACTAATACAAGATTATAGCCTTCCATGGCTAATATACGCGCAAAGGATTCGCCTATTGTACTGCTCGCTCGCGTAATAAGCGCATAAATTATGCTGTGATTATCCATCTTCTTATACGTTATAGGTTAGTTAAGTACTTACCATTCGGAAAAACCTGCTTTATATTTACGTTAAGCTCTAATGAGCACATTCATTGCATGTTATGTGTTTAAAGGGAAACGATCTTCAACGAAAAATGTCGCCTGAAGATTCAGCTTTACGTACACACATTACCTTTAATGAACGGAGGTATATTTGATAAAATAGATTTTAAGAATGATGTAAAGAATGGACAATAGT encodes:
- a CDS encoding SDR family NAD(P)-dependent oxidoreductase, encoding MDNHSIIYALITRASSTIGESFARILAMEGYNLVLVDTHIDKLQNVAQIVKKDFPLANTICISKNLEHDSDSQELYKEVQQNNLNVELLINNEEIEYFAKNEEIKNYAGKDGSYSNNKFLKHPLTILFLKEMMRKNKGKILHFVSTINRARTIYFSQHNFDKPMVFSLVEIFQHKISEKLIELNILNAQIYSIKLNASDDLDLRAD